In the Pocillopora verrucosa isolate sample1 chromosome 4, ASM3666991v2, whole genome shotgun sequence genome, CATTACATTAAAAAGTTTATCAACACTTCACTCAAAGAAAAGGTCGCCCGAGTTAACTCTCTCTTCAACCTCTTCAACTTCCTTACGATTTAAGTACAAACCGAAATGGTGCCAATAAGTGAATCGACGGTAAATTAAATAATCCATACGAAGATCTAAACAAAGCACGGTCTATCCCAACTGCTGTGAATCTTTTTCTTGTGGTagatatgttttaaaaacatgAGAGAAAATGATGGTAGACAAACCATACAGGTGATGCAAGCCGAAAACAATTATTCTAAACAGAATTTGCATTAGAAGGCATGCACGGAAACAGCGAGTTCATCAAAAGAAGGATCCGCTAAAATTACTCCTCAAGAAGTGTTTCAAAGGAGGGTCAAATGGTAGGGGATCAAATTGAGATTCAAAACGGTGGATACGTCGAGATGACGTCTGAAATGTTAGGTGTAAATATGGAGTCTCAAATGCAACTTCAGATGATGAGCGAGCAACAGTTGGACTCAGTGAATGGTGAAGGAATGACAGTCATAATAGGGTCACAGGAACTTGATGGACAGCAGTTTAATATTCAAATGGGGTCCAGTATCAAGTAATAGACGGACAACAAGTAGTAGTAGGAGATACTTCGGTACAAATGCAAATGTCTATGTCATCGTCCGGAGAATATGGCGGCCAGAATTTCCAGACTGAGGGGGGCATGATACAAGGAACAGAGATAGTATACGGTTCAACACAAGCAACAGATATGACAGCAGATGGGATGAATGGTTCTGTAATGCAATCCCAAGAGATTGCACTTGACAACAATGGCCAAATGATTCAAATCGAAGGAATGTCAATGGGACAAAGCGGAATGATGCAAGAAATGTCTTTTGAAGTGACTGAACAACAAATGCAGATGCAGGAAATGTCCATGCAGGGAATGTGTTTTCAAGATATGTCAATGACTATGGAAGGAATGACTATAGAAGGAATGACTATGCAAGGAGGAATGACTATGGAAGGAATGACGATAGAGGGAGTAATGACTATAGAAGGAATGACTATGGAAGGTGGAATGACTGTAGAAGGAATGACTATGGAAGGTGGAATGGCTATAGAAGGAATGACTATGGAAGGTGGAATGGCTATAGAAGGAATGACTATGGAAGGTGGAATGACTGTAGAAGGAATGACTATGGAAGGTGGAATGACTATAGAAGGAATGACTATGGAAGGTGGAATGACTGTAGAAGGAATGACTATGGAAGGTGGAATGACTGTAGAAGGAATGACTATGGAAGGTGGGGGAATGGCCATAGAAGGAATGTCGATGCAAGAAATGAATATGCAAGAGATGCCCTAGAAATGCAAAGTCAGGAGATACAAAATCAAGAGATTGCATTTGAAGGAGGCGAGATCCAGGAACAGCAACTTGAGATGAGTGAGATGACTATGCAAGGAATGCCATTGGAGATAAGTGGAGGAGAAATGCAGACGCAAGAATTCTCAATGCAAGAAATGGGAATAGTTATGCAAAGTCAAGAAATAGCATTAACGGGTGGAGGGAACGAGCAGCAATTGGAGATGAATGCTatgaaaatacaagaaatgTCAGCTGTGGACGGTGAGTACCAAATTGAAACGAGTGAACTGACGGTACAAGAGATTCCACTGGATATGGTCGGGGGTGAGACCCAGATACTGGAAATGTCAATGCAGGAAATGCCTTTGGAAATGCAAAGTCAAGAGATATTAGCCGTGGACGGTGAGTACCAAATTGGGAATAGTGAAATGACGATACAAGAAATACCACTGGATATGGCTGCAGGAGAAACCCAAATTGTGGAAATGTCTATGCAGGAAATGCCTTTGGAAATGCAAAGTCAAGAGATATTAACTGTGGACGGTGAGTACCAAATTGGAATGAGTGAAATGACGATACAAGAAATACCACTGGATATGACTGGAGGAGAAACCCAAATTGTGGAAATGTCTATGCAGGAAATGCCACTGGAAATGCAAAGTCAAGAAATTTCCATTGTGGAAGGGGCCGAAATCCAAGAACAGCAATTTGAGATGAATGAAATGACAATTCAAGAAATACCACTGGATATGGCTGGAGGAGGAACTCAGATAATGGAAATGTCCATGCAGGAAATGCCACTGGAGATGCAAAGTCAAGAAATTTCCATTGTAAGAGAAGCCGAAATCCAAGAACAGCAATTTGAGATGAATGAAATGACAATTCAAGAAATACCACTGGATATGGCTGGAGGAGAAACTCAGATAATGGAAATGTCCATGCAGGAAATGCCACTGGAGATGCAAAGTCAAGAAATTTCCATTGTAGGAGAAGCCGAAATCCAAGAACAGCAATTTGAGATGAATGAAATGACAATTCAAGAAATACCACTGGATATGGCTGGAGGAGAAACTCAGATAGTGGAAATGTCCATGCAGGAAATGCCACTGGAGATGCAAAGTCAAGAAATTTCCATTGTAGGAGAAGCCGAAATCCAAGAACAGCAATTTGAGATGAATGAAATGACCATTCAAGAAATACCACTTGATATGGCCGTGGGAGAAACTCAAACGTTGGAAATGTCTATGGAGGAAATTCCCTTGGAGATACAAAGCCAAGAAATTTCCGTTGTGGAAGGGGACGAGATCCAAGAACAGCAATTTGAGATGAGTGAAATGACGATTCAAGAATTACCATTGGATATGGCTGGGGGAGAAACTCAAACATTGGAAATGTCTACGGAAAAAATGCCCTTGGAGATACAGAGTCAAGAAATTTCCGTTCTAGAAGGAAGCGAGACTCAAGAACAGCAATTGGACATGAGTGAAATGACTATACAAGAAATGCCGTTGGATATGGCTGGGGGAGATATACAGACACAAGAAATGTCTATTCAGGAAATGTCTTTGGAGATGCAAAGCCAAGAAATCTCAGTTGTGGAAGGGGGTGAGATGCAAGAGCAGCAGTTTGAGATGAGTGAGATGACTATACAAGAAATGCCGCTGGGTATGGCTAGTGGAGATGTAAAGACACAAGAATTGTCTATGCAGGAGATGCCTTTGGAGATGCAAAGCCAAGAAATCTCGGATGTGGAAGGGGGTGAGATGCAGGAGCAGCTATTTGAGATGAGTGAGATGACTATACAGGAAATGCCGCTGGATGTGACTAGTGGAGATGTTCAGACTCAGGAAATGTCTTTGCATGAACTACCACTGGAGAAGCAAAGTCAAGTAGTTTCCGTCGTGGAAGAGGGAAAAATTAAAGCAGAGCAGTTAGAAACCACAGTACAAGAAAAGCCATTAGAACAGAACAATGTCAGGGAAGTTACTGAAAGTCAGAAACAAGTCCGGTTGGATAATAGTCTCAATCAAGAGGAGCAAGCTCCTGTGGAACAGATAGCAGAAGAAGAATCTGTATCGAATATTGGAGAATGCAGCTGGAGTATAGAGGTAATAGGAACGTTAGAGGAACAAGAGCTGGAACGAAGTTGGAGCATGGAAGTAGTTGGAACAATTGATGACCAGGAAAATGACAAAAGTTGGATTACAGGAGAAGGAAGCCAGATATCTTCCAACGGACTAACCCAAGAAACAGTTTCGAAAGACATTagtcaggaaaatgaaaaacccGTCGAGAAGAAGCAACACAATCAGGTGAAACCTGAAGAGGTGCGGTCTATCGATGACGTTGCATCAGTTATTGACAACAGCAAGAGCGAAGAAACGAAGTCTCACGGAGGTGATAAAAAGGTTGGTGGCAAAAAAACCACGTCAGACGAGACCTGTGATCACAACATAGTGATAGAACAATTTCTGGAAAGGATTACCAaacttgaaaaagagaaagagtaTTTGGAAGGACGTTACGACGAACTACGACAAGAGAGGGAAACTTTGGTGATATCAAGTAGGGAAAGGATGCAAAAGACGGAAGATCATCACCATTGTTGCGATATATTGAAAGACTATAGTAGCTTGATCGAGTACATCACTACTCCGAGGGATGTCTCTTTACAGGATCATAGTAATTTGCATGGATGTGATTTTTCCCATACTTACGACGTTCATGAAAGTGTTAGAGAGATTAGTAGGAATTCAAGCCAACTGTCTAATGACTATGAGTACTATAAATCCAAGTGCGATCAAATAAAACGTGAAAAGGAACGCCTGGAGAGAGCTTATGAAAACGAAAAGAAGCAGAAAGAGGAGTTTGAAAGGGAATACCAAACTGAAAACGACGAAAAGGTTTACCTCGAAGAAAGGTACCAAGAAATGTTGGAGAGCATAAATCGATTTGATGAAACCATTCGTTCCCTGAGACGTGACAATGAATGCTTACAGAGCAAACTAAACGAGTGGGCGTCATCTCAAGCTAGGACAAACACACTGGACATGGGCACGCTCACATCAGATCGAGATGACGATGGTGAAGATCTTGCGGAATATAAGAAAAATATTCTTGCGTTAGAGAAAGAGAACAGAGAATTCAGGTCAATTCTGGACgtcttaagtaaaaaaaatgaaagccaaGAAAGTTTGAAGAACATTGAAATTGGACTGGCTCGAGAGAACGAATTTATTGAGTTAAAGCGAGAAAGAGTGAGGTTAGAGGGGAACATGAGAGAGTTGAAACGAACAAACAAGCATCAACAGAATAGGATAGAAGATATTCGAAAGGAATCGTCATTAGAGATTTCtaaattgaaagataaaatcCGAAAATTGGAATGGTCtctaagagaaaacaaaaaaccctAGATGATAAGGAAGACGAGATTTCTGGTCTGAAAAAAAGACATTCAGAAGAACTTCGTAGCATTGATATGAGACTGCAGAGTCAGATTTCAAACACACTACTGGCAAAGAGCCAACTAAAGGATTTACAATCCAAAATAGAACGGCTGGAGGAAGAAAGGAACAGACTAAGAGAGGACTTGAGAAGTTCATTTGTGGGTAGCAGGGATCGACATTCAGGCGTAGACTTGGATTACCAGGATATTGAAATGGTGCGTCAAAAGtacgaagaagaaaaaagaagcaagTTGAGTCTTGCTAACGACATAAAGTATCTGCTTGCTGACATCACGGAccttaaagaaagaaaccacAGACTACAGGAAGATTTTCTTCGAGAGAGAATGGAAATAAAAGCGATGATAGAAAAACAGGCCAATGAAATTACTCAAGAATATCTCTCACAGATCAGCAAATTGCAGAAATCACTGATAGATGAAACGAAACGAAGGCAAGAGGCCGAAGCTGGCAGAAATGGGCCGATATACAGCCGCGAAAATCATACCACATTTCCAGGTACTCAGACTGACGTGAATTCCAGAACTGGTCGGGGTGACGATGATATCCAGGTGCAGCTAACAAACGAGATAAGACGACGGGAAAACCTAGAAGCGGAGAATAAGAAACTCCTATATAAACTGAATGAAATTCTATCGGCTGATGGGAATCACGAAGGACTTGACGATGCTAATTTCAAATTGATCAGTTCGAGAGGAAATGAAACACACAATGTAGGGTCCTCAAAATATAACCAAGAAAGTGTTAAAAAACGGCAAGAACTGCAAAGTGAAATAGATGATCTTCATGATAAGCTAGAGGTGTTGAAAAACGAAGCTAAGAAGAACAAAGAACTCAAGAGGAAAAATGAAGATCTTGAGGAAGAAGTCGCTCGAGTGACTCGAAAGCGAGATGAACTCTTAGCTGGCCAGAGAAACCTCACTCGCGAAGTTGACCATTTGTCCCGCACCCTGGATGACGTGGAAAGGCGAAATAGGAAGCTTTCTGATGAAACTGAACGATTCACGCGGAAGATCCAAGATCTTGAAGATTCATTCCGTCAAGAAAAGATAACTTTGACAAGAAATCACGAGAATGAAAAGGTAAGCGCCGTAGAGGTAGTAGTAAAGGCAAAGAAGCTTGCGAGAAAAGACTTCAGGCgcaaacagaaacaacaagaagGCTGGAGGAGAAAATAAGACGCCTAGAAGAACAACTATCGGCAAGCGTTGGAACCCAAAGGGAGGGTTCCCGTACCACACTCAATTCGCATAACGGCGTTTCTGGAGATCTTAGGAGACGCACCACTGATTCACATGACgacaaattaaaagaagagGTGGAACATTTAGAGGCCATGTTAAGAGATGCTAATAGGAAGCATGCAGATGATCTCAAGAATCTTGAGGCACAAAAAAGACGGATGTCAGAAGAGTTTGAAAGAGAGCGGCAGTCTTTGGAAAACTACTTTGAGAAAGAGAATAGTAGCCTGAAACAAAGGCTCTACGATGTTGAGTCGACTATCCGCGGTGACGGTATGGGGATTATTGCCACGGGAGGAGAAAATAGAGAACACAGTCTTATAACTTCAGAAAGGAGATCGTCGTTAAGCAAGGACGGAGTGAAAGAATTACCTCAATTTCAATCAAGGAACGAAAAATACGGCGAGAAATCCAAGGAAAGTGAGTTTCAGCAAAAACTTCAAGGGATGGAACAAAGATATAATGAAGAGAAGAGAGATATTTTGAATCGAGCATCAAAAGAGAAGGCAAAATTAGAGGACGAAGTAAGAGAGGCCAAGGAGAAATTAACCGGCTATCGCCGTTTACTCGAAGACGAAATCGACGACTTGAAAAGGAAGCATCGAAAAGAGATAGATTTCCTGAACAAAAAGTTATCGAAACAGAGAGGTGAGTTCGAGGAAAGACTTCGTATTGGAGAACGCAACGAATCAAGAGGCGTGGTCGGCGGGTCAACCATTCGTGAAAACTCAAATCAATTTGATCCGATTAACATGACGCGAAGAGAAGATGGCGTGGGAAAGAACAAAGTTCCCAAAGCATTGGTTGGAACCTCGGGGACGCAGGAAGAAAGATATCGCTTTGAAAAATTAGATATTACCCCTCACCAAGAACTCGGGAGTCTAAATAATTTAAGTGATAGGGACGGAAGGTCAACTACAATAACAGGCCGATATGCCTTGGAAGATGACAATAGAATTGGAAGAGGAAGAGCAACTGCTGAAGATGCCATGGGAGGAAGAGCTGGtttagaaaatgaaactgtaaTGTTTAAGGAGGAAACGAGAGATTACCAAAGCCAGTTGCAAAACGAAAAGAGGAAGCTGATGGAGGCCATACATTCTCTGACACAGGAGGTCAACTCTCTTAAAAGTGAGAATAGAGAAGTGAAGAACTGCTTcaagaaagaaatggaaaagcTTATCAAAATTAGCGACAGCGAAAAGAAAACCATTCGCGATAGAGCAGCAAGAGATAAAGACGACGAAGTAACACGGGTAACAGAAAGCTATGAAGAAAAATTGTTCTCTGAACGAAAAAGACTGCAAGGAATCATTGATGAATTTAGACGAAAGATGacattaacagaaaaaaaagtcaggAATATGGAAGCCCAACAACGGAACGAGAGAATACAGtaccagaaagaaaaaattaatgctGAAAAGAGCCTTCTCCAAAGTCACGATGAGTTAAAGATGAAATTGGAGCGAGATTACAAAAAGATGCTGATTgaggagaaacaaaaatttgagcAGACAATAAAGGGATTAACGAAACAAATATCTTTCCTGCAAAATCAGAGGAAAGAAATTCAAGATAAGTTGCTAAAGAACGAGTTAACAGCCAATGCTCAGGCAAAAGCACAACAGGAGTCAAGAAGCAAGATGGTAATTCAGATGGAGCACGAGATCTTTGAGCGAATGGAACGCGAAAAAAGGCCCATGGAAGATAAGATTAAAGACCTTCAACAAGAAATCAACAAGTTGAAGAGGGAAAAATCTGAATTACGTGATACTCTGGAAGGTGAAAAGCAAGAACTTGAAAATGAGCTGGACAAAATGCAAGCAGAGATGAAGAGAAAGCTCAGCAAGGCGAGAGAGGATGTGGAGAGAAATACCAACATTACAGGGAAACATATGATGGCAACAACAATAAAAAGTGTCCTTGTGAGTATATGTTAAAATTAATACATATGtgcaaatttatttataaaatagTTATATGAGATTGTTGTACTGAAAGCCTAACTCTTTTGAAAAGGTTGGTTCCGAAACGAGTCATCACTGTGCTCAATCTGATGTTCGACAATACAAGGAGCAAATCAACTTGATGGAACAACGGAACATGACTCTTCAAACCAAAACAGAGAGACTGGAGCGCGAGCTCAGAGTTATGGGCGACAGATTGAAAACTCTGGAAGTACGAAACAAGGATTTAGAATTCGCTAACAGAGAAGAAATGGTAAGAGTGTTATCCTTTTAATATTCAAAGTGGAGTTTTCCTAGTCAAGTCAAATTGAATGAAGTTGGTGTCTCCTAGTTTGCCAGTAACTATGGACAAGAAATACACCTTAGTCAATAGTAAAGATGGTGCCTTACCTAAGTAAGGCCTCTAACCCCATTCGTTGAATTTGTTTACAGAGCAATAGAAACGACGTATTCCGGTCGGGTTTTGGACTTTATGGAGAATCAGACATCCGCGGAGCCAACGACCTTTC is a window encoding:
- the LOC131779362 gene encoding trichohyalin-like, whose translation is MLRDANRKHADDLKNLEAQKRRMSEEFERERQSLENYFEKENSSLKQRLYDVESTIRGDGMGIIATGGENREHSLITSERRSSLSKDGVKELPQFQSRNEKYGEKSKESEFQQKLQGMEQRYNEEKRDILNRASKEKAKLEDEVREAKEKLTGYRRLLEDEIDDLKRKHRKEIDFLNKKLSKQRGEFEERLRIGERNESRGVVGGSTIRENSNQFDPINMTRREDGVGKNKVPKALVGTSGTQEERYRFEKLDITPHQELGSLNNLSDRDGRSTTITGRYALEDDNRIGRGRATAEDAMGGRAGLENETVMFKEETRDYQSQLQNEKRKLMEAIHSLTQEVNSLKSENREVKNCFKKEMEKLIKISDSEKKTIRDRAARDKDDEVTRVTESYEEKLFSERKRLQGIIDEFRRKMTLTEKKVRNMEAQQRNERIQYQKEKINAEKSLLQSHDELKMKLERDYKKMLIEEKQKFEQTIKGLTKQISFLQNQRKEIQDKLLKNELTANAQAKAQQESRSKMVIQMEHEIFERMEREKRPMEDKIKDLQQEINKLKREKSELRDTLEGEKQELENELDKMQAEMKRKLSKAREDVERNTNITGKHMMATTIKSVLVGSETSHHCAQSDVRQYKEQINLMEQRNMTLQTKTERLERELRVMGDRLKTLEVRNKDLEFANREEMSNRNDVFRSGFGLYGESDIRGANDLSIGSTISGMRSEARMFQPNFSPRMSSANASSLLGSGLSYGDILDKVRYTMHTTGSISDALRGPMSSTSGIVSGRFHGDTNSALRQGDPITGGMPKKSTISSLGVRNVEVSSSLGNAGGNLTAEGVGSDSYVKEGNH